A window of Candidatus Omnitrophota bacterium genomic DNA:
ATGCAATAAGTAATATTCACGAGACAAAAGAGGTGATTGATAGGGCAATTTCTATAAATCAGATGGGTTTGCAAAAAATCGATTCGTTGCATCTCGCCTGCGCCATTCTAACTAAATGCGAGTATTTTCTGACTACGGATGATAAAATATTAAAAAAACAGATCGAAATTGAATTTATATATATCCTTGATCCAATAGCATTCGTAAAGGAGATATTGCCTTGATAACGGATACGGAAATTAAAATAAAAGGGATGCAAATCCTGGCGGCATATCTTGGCGATGTTGAAGCCGAACGCTTTATTGCTCTTATCCAGCGAGAGCCTTTCGACTATACGAAATGGCGGCAAGGAATGGATGAAGACTTCTCTATTAAGGAAATCAGTCAAAAAGCGATGGCCTTAAAAATAAAAAACGCCGAATCAAGCAGCGCCGCCGAATTGACGTAAGGCGGAGCTTTTTCGGGTAAGATTATAGAAAGATCAAACAATACGCTTTATCTTCGAATCCGGCGATGAACAAAATTCCTTTACTTTACCAGAATTAGAAAATGGTGTGATATATAATATCCAATTTAAACCAAAAGCCGTTAAGGACTTGAAAAATCTCCCGGCGACAAATCAATCTCGGATTTTCGAAAAGATCGAGGAGTTGCGGATAAATTTGAATGGAGATGTGAAACGCTTAACGAATTTTAGCGTAGAATATCGATTACGGGTAGGCGATTATCGCGCTTTATTCGATGTGGTAGGACAAACCATTATCATTTACCGCATACGGCATCGTGGTGAAGCCTACCAATAAGGAGAATGTCATGGGAATCTTAAAAGCGCAAATCATCGAGAAAGACGGAAAAAAGGAATTCGCCGTTTTGCCGTATGATGAATTTCTGAAGATCCAAGAGGATTTGGAAGATTACGAAGACCTGCGTTGCTTGCGCGAAGCCAAAGAACTCGAAAAAGACGCTCCGACCATCGATTTATCGGAGGTCAAAAAGAAGCTGCAGGAAATATTGCCTTGATAACTGATACGGAAATAAAAATAAAAGGATTGCTAATCCTAGCGGAAAACCTTGGCGATATTGAAGCCGAACGCTTTATTGCTCTTATCCAGCGAGAACCTTTCGACTATACGAAATAGCGGCAAGGAATGGATGAAGACTTAGCTATTGAGGAAATTAGTCAAAAAGCGATGACATTGTCTGAATCTGGATATCCAGGATTAAAGGATGCCCGGGATTTTTTTATCCTGAAAATCCTTAAAATCCTGGCCATCCTGATTCTGACAAACAACCAGAGAATGGTATTTACCCAATCCTGAGACGCTCTAATTCTATTTCTCATAAAACCAACCCACCGGAATCGAATGGAAAACCAACCCGGTCATTTGGAAATTCGGTTCGCCTTTGCGCCAGTGGTAATAGGTGAGGAGAGCGCGGTTGTTCAACCATGTTATGCTGGTATAAGCGTAGCAGGAATCGGGATCGTCTTCGATGTTTTTAACATGTTCCCAGGTTTGGCTTTCGTCGCGGCTGACGGCGGCGGTCAGCGGCGAGCGTCCGCGCCAACCTGCTTTGTCTCCTAGGGGATTGTTGTTCCAGACGAGAAGGAGATCGCCGGTTTGGGGGATGCGGGATATCGTCGAGGGCGAGGCGGGGGCCGTTAGTTCCGTGGCTTGCGGCTGGCTCCAAGTCTCGCCGCCATCACGGCTGAGGGCGCGATAAATGCGGTTCAATCTCGTGCGGATGATCATCATGACGACGCCGTCTTTCATTTCCACCAATCCCGGCTCCATCGCGGGAGAGCCTTCCAGAACCGCTTCGCCCTTGCCTTTTTTCCACGTTTCCCCTTCGTCGTCGGAATAATAGCAGAAATCCACCTGATTGTTGTAATCCTTGGAAATATCCGGCGTGAAGGCGATGGGGGCGAGAATTCGTCCCGTGGATAATTGAATGGCGCGGGCGTTGTTCATGATGTTATAGCCCGCCTGAGTGGAAGCCTTAATGGGAGATGTCCAGGTTTTGGCATCGTCAGCGGATTTGCGAACGAATAAATGCAGATCGTCAGGGCCGTTTTTCTGCAAATAGAAAAAAAGTATGGCGCCGGACCGCAAGCGTAAAAACGATACGCTCATCACGTTCTGCATGCCAGTGTTTTCCTGCAGGATGAATTCATTGCCCCAAGTTAGGCCGCCGTCTTGGCTCTTTTTCGCGGCGACGACGGCGCTGGCGTGATCCGCCGAGCCGGTGAAGCGGCTCCAGGCCAGGAGCAGCGTCCCATCCTTCAAAACGACTATATCGCCTTCGCTGTTGCGGGGATTGTCTTGAGAGGGGGGGCAGACCATCGTCCAAAAAGGTTTGCCCGGCGCTGGTTCTTCCGCAAAACATAGGTTTAAGAATGAGATAAGGAAAACGACGGAGAGAAATGTCATGGAAATATCCCTTCTTGTTAAGTTCAATTAATCGAGCCTCTTGCAAAATTCCTTTATTCCTCCCCCAAGCTTGGGGGAGGTTAGGAGGGGGTTGACGTAAGTCCTTTAAAATCAACCCC
This region includes:
- a CDS encoding PIN domain protein, with product AISNIHETKEVIDRAISINQMGLQKIDSLHLACAILTKCEYFLTTDDKILKKQIEIEFIYILDPIAFVKEILP
- a CDS encoding type II toxin-antitoxin system RelE/ParE family toxin; its protein translation is MIYNIQFKPKAVKDLKNLPATNQSRIFEKIEELRINLNGDVKRLTNFSVEYRLRVGDYRALFDVVGQTIIIYRIRHRGEAYQ
- a CDS encoding type II toxin-antitoxin system Phd/YefM family antitoxin — protein: MGILKAQIIEKDGKKEFAVLPYDEFLKIQEDLEDYEDLRCLREAKELEKDAPTIDLSEVKKKLQEILP
- a CDS encoding sialidase family protein: MTFLSVVFLISFLNLCFAEEPAPGKPFWTMVCPPSQDNPRNSEGDIVVLKDGTLLLAWSRFTGSADHASAVVAAKKSQDGGLTWGNEFILQENTGMQNVMSVSFLRLRSGAILFFYLQKNGPDDLHLFVRKSADDAKTWTSPIKASTQAGYNIMNNARAIQLSTGRILAPIAFTPDISKDYNNQVDFCYYSDDEGETWKKGKGEAVLEGSPAMEPGLVEMKDGVVMMIIRTRLNRIYRALSRDGGETWSQPQATELTAPASPSTISRIPQTGDLLLVWNNNPLGDKAGWRGRSPLTAAVSRDESQTWEHVKNIEDDPDSCYAYTSITWLNNRALLTYYHWRKGEPNFQMTGLVFHSIPVGWFYEK